In the genome of Lynx canadensis isolate LIC74 chromosome F1, mLynCan4.pri.v2, whole genome shotgun sequence, one region contains:
- the LOC115504875 gene encoding olfactory receptor 6K3-like translates to MESENLSAVTEFIFTGFPQLQDGGLLYFFPLLFVYTFIVVGNLMVFFAVRLDTRLHNPMYNFISIFSFLEIWYTTATIPTMLSNLISSQKTISLTGCLLQMYFFHSLGNTEGALLTIMAIDRYVAICNPLHYLTIMTPRLCAQLSAGSCVFGFLILLPEVVWISTLPFCGPNQIHQIFCDFGPLLNLACTGASVILVQDVIHASAILITSLIISLSYIRIVVVILGIPSAEGRKKAFSTCVAHIAVFLMFFGSVALMYLRFSATYTPFWDTAIAVTFSVLSPLFNPMIYSLRNNDMKDAIKKLLCPQKVFRVLPFFGIESLYKAPSDLMEPMEPTPHDTKVTGPSSFWKLLDIKQKGSKYGDVGNNLPGFLGELLLVESQPHNFFAVSVETMPGT, encoded by the exons ATGGAGAGTGAAAATCTATCAGCCGTGACTGAATTCATCTTCACTGGCTTCCCGCAACTCCAAGATGGCGGCCTCCTGTACTTCTTCCCCCTACTTTTCGTCTACACCTTTATTGTCGTTGGGAACCTGATGGTCTTCTTTGCTGTCCGGCTGGACACCCGTCTCCACAACCCCATGTACAATTTCATCAGTATCTTCTCATTTCTGGAGATCTGGTACACCACGGCCACCATCCCCACGATGCTCTCCAATCTGATCAGCAGCCAAAAGACCATCTCCTTGACTGGCTGCCTCTTGCAAATGTACTTCTTCCATTCACTCGGAAACACTGAAGGAGCCTTGCTGACCATCATGGCCATCGACAGGTACGTTGCCATCTGCAACCCTCTTCACTACCTGACCATCATGACCCCCCGACTATGCGCTCAGCTTTCCGCAGGCTCTTGTgtctttggtttcctcatccttCTACCTGAGGTTGTATGGATTTCTACCCTACCTTTCTGTGGCCCCAACCAAATCCATCAGATCTTCTGTGATTTCGGTCCATTATTAAATTTAGCCTGTACGGGTGCCTCTGTGATCCTAGTGCAAGACGTGATTCATGCTTCAGCCATTCTGATAACGAGTCTGATTATTTCCCTTTCGTACATCAGAATTGTGGTTGTTATCCTGGGCATCCCTTCAGCAGAGGGTCGTAAAAAGGCCTTCTCCACCTGCGTCGCCCACATTGCCGTCTTCCTGATGTTTTTTGGCAGTGTGGCCCTCATGTATCTCAGATTCTCTGCCACGTATACGCCGTTCTGGGACACAGCCATTGCTGTAacattctctgtcctttctccccttttcaaTCCCATGATATACAGCCTGAGAAATAATGATATGAAAGATGCTATTAAGAAGCTCCTTTGCCCTCAAAAGGTGTTTCGT GTATTACCTTTCTTTGGTATCGAATCTCTTTACAAAGCTCCCAGTGACCTGATGGAGCCCATGGAGCCCACGCCCCATGACACTAAGGTCACGGGTCCAAGTTCTTTCTGGAAGCTACTGGACATTAAGCAGAA